From Nicotiana tabacum cultivar K326 chromosome 15, ASM71507v2, whole genome shotgun sequence, the proteins below share one genomic window:
- the LOC107832004 gene encoding glycosyltransferase-like At2g41451 — translation MAGLYHTSAFVSRLLFLLTVLSVSLAAFAFVLQWRGGLPDPSTRWAPDDDPTEFHGMGGSKPVRLSDSSLSGCENILGQSRMPSFPYFKDWKFNLESSSGSDLKPKISITTSTSAGLEQILPWLFYHKVIGVTNFFLFVEGKAASPNVSKVLESIQGVKVIYRTRELEDVQAKSRIWNETWLAGFFYQPCNYELFVKQTLNMEMAIVMAREAGVDWIIHLDTDELLHPAGTSEYSLRRLLADLPEDVDMVVFPNYECSVERDDVKEPFSEVSMFKKNYDHLPKETYFGNYKEATRGNPNYFLTYGNGKSAARVQDHLRPNGAHRWHNYMKSPKEIKLDEAAVLHYTYPKFSDLTSRRDRCGCKPTKEDVKRCFMLEFDRAAFIIASTVTEEEMFQWYREHVVWTDKALIRKLIKKGILTRIYTPMVIIQGLKESGVFASVVASAHRNIIKEESLSSTGNRNDSRYPHITDTFPRKMGRILEPQATARKFLEFSETDRQAISPQSPPGMDGIHLHKIPSVHNSS, via the exons ATGGCGGGTCTTTATCATACTTCTGCTTTTGTTTCTCGTTTGCTGTTTTTACTGACAGTTCTCTCTGTATCACTCGCTGCTTTTGCTTTTGTTCTCCAATGGCGTGGCGGGTTACCCGACCCGAGTACCCGATGGGCACCTGATGATGATCCCACTGAGTTTCACGGCATGGGTGGGTCAAAACCCGTACGTTTATCGGATTCTTCCttgtccggttgtgaaaatattcttGGCCAGAGTCGTATGCCGTCGTTTCCATACTTCAAAGATTGGAAGTTTAACCTCGAGTCATCTTCCGGGTCGGATCTTAAGCCTAAG ATATCAATCACTACAAGTACGTCCGCTGGCTTAGAGCAGATACTACCCTGGTTATTTTATCATAAGGTTATCGGGGTAACAAACTTTTTCCTGTTTGTGGAGGGAAAAGCTGCATCCCCCAATGTATCAAAGGTGCTAGAATCCATCCAA GGAGTAAAAGTTATATATAGAACAAGAGAACTAGAAGATGTACAAGCCAAAAG TCGGATCTGGAATGAAACTTGGCTTGCTGGATTCTTCTACCAACCATGCAACTACGAGTTATTTGTTAAGCAGACTCTTAACATGGAAATGGCCATCGTCATGGCAAGG GAAGCTGGCGTGGATTGGATTATTCATCTTGATACTGATGAGCTATTACATCCAGCTGGAACTAGTGAGTATTCTTTACGACGTCTTCTGGCAGATTTACCTGAAGATGTTGATATGGTGGTCTTTCCTAATTAT GAGTGCAGTGTTGAAAGAGATGATGTAAAGGAACCTTTTAGTGAA GTCTCAATGTTCAAGAAGAATTACGACCATCTCCCGAAAGAAACTTACTTTGGAAACTACAAGGAAGCAACCCGCGGTAATCCTAACTACTTTTTGACTTATGGAAATGGAAAATCAGCTGCACGAGTTCAAGATCATCTTCGTCCTAATGGTGCTCACAGATGGCACAACTACATGAAAAGCCCAAA AGAGATAAAACTGGATGAGGCTGCTGTTCTGCATTACACATACCCCAAGTTTTCAGATTTAACTTCACGACGAGATCGTTGTGGATGTAAACCTACAAAagaagatgtgaaaagatgctTCATGCTAGAATTCGACAGAGCT GCTTTTATAATAGCTTCAACTGTGACAGAGGAGGAAATGTTTCAGTG GTACCGGGAACATGTTGTTTGGACCGACAAAGCACTAATTAGGAAACTCATCAAGAAGGGCATATTGACACGCATATATACTCCTATG GTCATTATACAGGGATTGAAGGAATCTGGCGTTTTCGCTTCTGTTGTTGCTTCAGCACATAGAAATATCATAAAAGAAGAGTCTTTATCTTCTACTGGAAACAGAAATGACTCCAGATATCCTCATATTACTGATACTTTTCCGAGAAAGATGGGTCGTATATTGGAACCTCAAGCAACTGCAAGGAAATTCTTGGAATTTAGTGAAACTGATCGTCAGGCAATTTCACCCCAATCGCCTCCTGGCATGGACGGAATTCACCTTCACAAAATACCTTCTGTACATAACTCTTCTTGA